One genomic segment of Centropristis striata isolate RG_2023a ecotype Rhode Island chromosome 11, C.striata_1.0, whole genome shotgun sequence includes these proteins:
- the mppe1 gene encoding metallophosphoesterase 1, whose amino-acid sequence MPRFSARWMVAVLLILLVSGAFFFCEYLIYFPTILKCAWPKISHARGGEGIDGRPLDSAVRAMVLSDTHLLGAVGGHWFDKLRREWQMERAFQTALWLLRPEIVFILGDIFDEGKWSSQKHWEDDVRRFHRMFRHSTDTELVVLVGNHDIGFHYEMDWFKLQRFEKVFNASSTRIVTKKGVNFLLVNSVALHGDGCPICQSVEKELIKLSRDLNCSLQNSQSGSGVTDSCEGSQVYPPTPPIMLQHYPLYRVSDAGCTGLDAAPPEERHLLFREKYDVLSKEASQRLLQWFKPRLILSGHTHSGCEVLHDNKYPEISVPSFSWRNRNNPSFILASVSPGSYALSKCFLPEESTVIGVYCSAGACMLLLFLAHCLWMKGLLQCLSLFLLGKHKSL is encoded by the exons ATGCCGAGGTTTAGCGCCAGATGGATGGTTGCGGTGCTGCTGATTCTCCTGGTCAGCGGCGCTTTCTTCTTCTGCGAGTATCTCATCTACTTCCCGACGATCCTCAAGTGCGCCTGGCCGAAGATCAGCCATGCCCGGGGCGGAGAGGGTATCGACGGCCGGCCGCTGGACTCAGCGGTCCGCGCTATGGTGCTCTCGGACACCCACCTCCTCGGAGCCGTGGGGGGACACTGGTTTGACAAGCTGAGGAg GGAATGGCAGATGGAGAGGGCTTTCCAGACCGCGCTGTGGCTGCTCAGGCCCGAAATAGTGTTTATTCTCGGGGATATCTTCGACGAAGGCAAGTGGAGCTCACAGAAG CACTGGGAGGATGACGTGCGCCGGTTCCACAGGATGTTCAGGCACTCCACTGACACAGAACTGGTCGTACTGGTTGGGAATCATGACATCGGTTTCCATTACGA GATGGACTGGTTCAAGCTGCAGCGCTTCGAGAAGGTCTTCAACGCTTCCTCCACCAGGATCGTCACCAAGAAGGGAGTCAA TTTCCTGCTGGTGAACAGCGTGGCCCTGCACGGAGACGGCTGTCCCATCTGCCAGTCGGTGGAGAAGGAGCTGATCAAACTCTCCAGAGACCTCAACTGTTCTCTTCAG AACTCACAGTCGGGCAGCGGAGTGACGGACAGCTGCGAGGGCTCGCAGGTCTATCCACCCACACCGCCCATCATGCTACAG CACTATCCTCTGTACAGAGTGAGCGACGCCGGCTGCACAGGGCTGGACGCTGCGCCGCCTGAAGAGAGACACCTGCTGTTCAGAGAGAAGTATGACGTGTTGTCGAAGGAGGCCTCACAGAGG CTGCTGCAGTGGTTTAAGCCCCGCCTCATCCtgagtggacacacacacagcggatGTGAGGTCCTTCATGACAACAAGTACCCAGAAATCAGCGTGCCGTCCTTCAGCTGGAGGAACAGGAACAACCCCAGCTTCATCCTG GCGTCGGTGTCCCCCGGCAGCTACGCTCTGTCCAAGTGTTTCCTGCCGGAGGAGAGCACGGTGATCGGCGTGTACTGCTCGGCCGGCGCctgcatgctgctgctgttccTGGCTCACTGTCTGTGGATGAAAGGCCTGCTGCAGTGCCTCAGCCTCTTCCTGCTGGGGAAGCACAAGTCCCTGTGA